In Humulus lupulus chromosome 7, drHumLupu1.1, whole genome shotgun sequence, the following are encoded in one genomic region:
- the LOC133791225 gene encoding ATP-dependent zinc metalloprotease FTSH 9, chloroplastic-like, translated as MPSIEYVRPVIYKKFHLNSNSSFKDWHGLGFSRVQSRVFHRDAKCLVQNSVSFPSVNALKISDNFGLWGGHLRSNNGGLRRFKILASGQDSDSGEKSEAKSSEGQGVNNNKSPNSGPNRRREKQQGKGNWWWSKGGKWRWQPMVQAQEIGILLLQLGIVIFVMRLLRPGIPLPGSEPRTPTTFVSVPYSDFLSKINSNQVQKVEVDGVHIMFKLKSEAASQEGEVNSGVMAGSKLQESESLIRSVAPTKRVIYTTTRPTDIKAPYERMLENEVEFGSPDKRSGGFLNSALIALFYVAVLAGLLHRFPVSFSQHTAGQIRNRKSGGPGSTKVSEQGEVITFADVAGVDEAKEELEEIVEFLRNPDRYVRLGARPPRGVLLVGLPGTGKTLLAKAVAGEADVPFISCSASEFVELYVGMGASRVRDLFARAKKEAPSIIFIDEIDAVAKSRDGKFRIVSNDEREQTLNQLLTEMDGFDSNSAVIVLGATNRSDVLDPALRRPGRFDRVVMVETPDRSGREAILKVHVSKKELPLGENVDLSDIASMTTGFTGADLANLVNEAALLAGRQNKVIVEKVDFIQAVERSIAGIEKKTARLQGNEKAVVARHEAGHAVVGTAVANLLPGQPRVEKLSILPRSGGALGFTYIPPTHEDRYLLFIDELHGRLVTLLGGRAAEEVIYSGRVSTGALDDIRRATDMAYKAVAEYGLNQTIGPVSIATLSGGGMDESGGAVPWGRDQGLLVDMVQREVKLLLQSALDVALSVVRANPTVLEGLGAQLEEKEKVEGDELQRWLNLVVAPTELSLFISGKQESLLPFQSETEIKTIS; from the exons ATGCCGTCGATTGAGTATGTACGCCCTGTAATTTACAAGAAATTTCATTTGAATTCGAATTCTAGTTTCAAAGATTGGCATGGATTGGGATTCTCTCGTGTTCAATCTAGGGTATTTCATCGCGACGCGAAATGTTTGGTTCAGAACTCGGTATCGTTTCCGTCGGTTAATGCTCTGAAAATTTCGGATAATTTCGGGCTATGGGGAGGTCACCTGAGAAGTAATAATGGTGGACTGAGGAGGTTTAAGATTTTGGCGAGTGGTCAAGACAGCGATTCGGGAGAAAAGAGTGAAGCGAAGTCGAGCGAGGGCCAAGGTGTGAATAATAATAAGTCACCGAATTCGGGCCCGAATCGGAGGAGGGAGAAGCAGCAGGGGAAAGGGAACTGGTGGTGGTCCAAAGGCGGGAAGTGGCGGTGGCAGCCCATGGTTCAGGCTCAGGAAATTGGgattttgcttcttcaattgggGATAGTAATTTTCGTTATGCGGTTGCTCCGACCGGGGATTCCCTTGCCCGGGTCGGAGCCGAGGACGCCGACCACTTTTGTGAGTGTCCCTTATAGCGATTTTTTGAGTAAAATAAATAGTAACCAAGTGCAGAAGGTGGAGGTTGACGGAGTACATATCATGTTCAAGTTAAAATCTGAGGCTGCTAGTCAGGAAGGTGAAGTGAATAGTGGTGTTATGGCTGGTAGTAAGTTGCAGGAATCGGAGTCCTTGATTAGGAGTGTGGCTCCAACAAAGAGGGTGATTTACACGACGACTAGACCGACTGATATTAAAGCTCCATATGAGAGAATGCTTGAGAATGAGGTGGAGTTTGGGTCGCCGGATAAGCGGTCGGGTGGATTCTTGAATTCTGCATTG ATAGCTTTATTTTATGTGGCTGTGCTTGCAGGACTTCTCCATCGGTTTCCCGTAAGCTTTTCTCAG CATACTGCTGGTCAAATTAGGAACCGCAAATCTGGGGGACCTGGTAGCACAAAAGTCTCTGAACAAGGGGAAGTAATCACCTTTGCTGATGTTGCTGGTGTTGACGAGGCTAAGGAGGAGCTTGAAGAAATAGTG GAATTTCTTCGAAATCCAGACAGGTACGTACGACTTGGTGCACGTCCTCCTCGTGGTGTTCTTCTG GTGGGTCTTCCTGGGACAGGTAAGACTCTTCTCGCAAAGGCTGTGGCTGGGGAAGCTGATGTACCTTTTATAAGTTGCTCTGCAAGCGAGTTTGTTGAATTGTATGTTGGCATGGGTGCTTCTCGTGTGAGAGATCTCTTTGCACGAGCAAAGAAGGAAGCACCatcaataatattcattgatGAG ATAGACGCAGTAGCTAAAAGTCGTGATGGTAAGTTTCGCATTGTCAGCAATGATGAGCGAGAACAGACTTTGAATCAGTTGCTTACG GAGATGGATGGATTTGATAGTAATTCTGCTGTAATTGTTCTTGGTGCAACTAACCGCTCAGATGTCCTAGATCCTGCACTTCGCCGACCAGGGAGATTTGATCGTGTTGTCATG GTGGAGACACCTGATAGGAGTGGAAGAGAAGCAATATTAAAGGTGCATGTTTCTAAGAAAGAGCTTCCTCTTGGTGAGAATGTGGATCTCAGTGACATTGCATCTATGACTACTGGGTTTACTGG GGCAGATCTTGCAAATTTGGTAAATGAAGCTGCTTTGTTGGCTGGAAGACAAAACAAAGTTATAGTGGAGAAAGTTGATTTCATTCAAGCAGTGGAGAGATCAATAGCT GGAATAGAAAAGAAGACTGCCAGGCTGCAGGGAAATGAGAAGGCTGTAGTTGCTAGGCATGAAGCTGGTCATGCAGTAGTAGGAACTGCAGTTGCAAATCTTCTTCCTGGACAACCACGTGTCgag AAATTAAGCATATTGCCAAGGTCTGGTGGTGCCTTGGGATTTACTTATATTCCCCCAACACATGAAGATAGATATTTACTCTTCATTGATGAGTTACATGGTCGCTTGGTTACTCTTCTTGGTGGGCGTGCGGCTGAAGAAGTAATCTATTCAGGTCGTGTGTCAACAGGTGCTCTTGATGATATCAGACGAGCAACTGACATGGCATACAAGGCAGTGGCTGAGTATGGTCTTAATCAGACAATTGGCCCTGTGTCCATAGCCACTTTATCTGGTGGTGGAATGGATGAGTCTGGGGGAGCTGTTCCTTGGGGGAGGGATCAG GGGCTTCTTGTTGATATGGTTCAAAGAGAGGTGAAATTACTTTTGCAATCTGCTTTGGATGTTGCTCTTTCTGTGGTGCGAGCAAACCCTACTGTTTTGGAGGGGCTCGGTGCTCAATTAGAAG AAAAAGAGAAAGTGGAAGGTGATGAGCTGCAACGGTGGTTAAACTTGGTGGTTGCTCCTACAGAGTTGTCGTTATTCATTAGTGGCAAGCAAGAGTCTCTTCTTCCCTTCCAGAGTGAAACTGAGATTAAAACCATTTCTTAG